One Anolis carolinensis isolate JA03-04 chromosome 5, rAnoCar3.1.pri, whole genome shotgun sequence DNA segment encodes these proteins:
- the cracd gene encoding capping protein-inhibiting regulator of actin dynamics isoform X3, whose protein sequence is MSTRAFSHDSIFIPDGRSESEESIQAMSQDNIVGKVKTLQQQLAKNIKFGQPPQMTVSVKTIGEANASLEADVLLSSPMETEMQQDLDLPESHNKIGNIPDPLIPESLHKTRLGGEEKVPPVKSSSRPKRHHSPSGTIETVNLDAIPLAVTCLDNSAAKHKLSVKPKNQRVSTKHKRLSKELHSVSVIEFEPEILEIIKCEDQVVKQDGHHVEKPIRPRESHEQEAKGKRKQQERLMTEKKIAETEVKSHMENKRVQGFEEDQGRQEGKKQKLQEEEQCLKMEDKEGQQVGKTHKELMAQEHEMQWHQEEERKMEERSQELEEPMHSESEHQELEDQKQSEVETQKRHEEQRKHERKAQKQRKEQKQCEMEAQSQQEEQIKCDLEAQKQWEEQRQNEMEAQRKQEERQRELKAQRKREKERQRELEAQQEEQRRYELEAQRKQEEERRRKMEAQKKWEEQRQHEMEAQRKQEEQRQYKMEAQRKQEEQRQYEMEAQRKQEEQRQYEMESQRKQEEQRQRELEAQMQQEEQRKCELEAQMQQEEQRQRELETQRQHKEQRQCKMEAERQHELEAQKDQEKQYQHQLEAQKQSEEQRRCDMESRQRKQRHGKREEKGQTEFEDKQQKRHQEMKEGKAYDKMLQHGWKDKRQEQEKQKWQEEKTKHRDSEGKRGQELEEKTHEIEMHDELKKQVFQGQKTRQKQKELEQTRNLEGEDGLQKKGRTTKLEKQKRPEQQKENLTAEQMNSDEQKHEPEKHVRSAKHGKCEATESQTALDKKRTQQEDLLQREQGQKPEESKILNVVEGLQALEKPKEQNNLSELQLDKNLNAEEKPLETVKNALPPKEEASQKKSEQKDKGQKKEETLKHSEKRNIETQEQERIHGEELRWQEVDARQTMPRGFTFQVSSGEKQIIFQKVNLSPVSPVKETPAPSTTKESKTPKCIKSSHDLPTSLCVPHTAILVTGAQLCGTAVNLNQIKDTACKSLLGLTEERKMADVAPAESATKPSPDAKPSSSKIKHAQDPQGNQDILAEWASIRSKILKSAENGKCNEKDKGNTSRHSDDWTPKERTASHSNLRKTLSANAKFSITPAWQKFSEVSKTNTGTEGKVGTEAENATTKELVPTTTSAKRETVYTEPLIDVGNVPRLPAGKTEVHHEMVDNTEGCKFAKDLPSFLVPSGPLSKEISQPVPSPNTESHQNVATRKLDRVSPNGEENVSPFGVKLRRTNYSLRFHYDQQGDQKKKKRYSAGDSFDGIPTPLVTPESEQDPSNLFPKASKSPSQEAKDASVSSGKISPSNVNQNYSTATPVSLPTSSHVSTATQEKSVCKSPVPKKPALAPKPTSQTPPPSPLSKIRRPPAVDTLGQKVGKAEPDTAWRKTETKGSALISQAPEGNKSEEEESKEKKSFFPSITMPWREKTEKKSEPLKKERPVLQSRHSIDGSKLMEKVESAQPLWITLALQKQKGFREQQATREERRQAREAKQAEKLAKENASINSQSDNKSTGRTSTLLKPAASEEEKKAETAMSRLERREQLKKSNTLPTSVTVEISNSLPSSPLAKEVTKRFSTPDANPVSTEPAWLALAKRKAKAWSDCPQIIK, encoded by the exons aTAGGTAACATACCAGATCCATTAATCCCTGAAAGTCTGCACAAAACAAGGCttggaggagaagagaag GTTCCTCCGGTGAAGTCATCGTCTCGGCCAAAAAGACATCATTCACCCTCGGGCACAATTGAAACAGTCAACCTTGATGCCATCCCACTGGCGGTTACTTGTCTGGACAATAGCGCAGCAAAGCACAAACTCTCTGTTAAGCCAAAGAATCAGAGGGTTTCCACGAAACACAAAAGATTATCAAAG GAGCTACATAGTGTCTCAGTGATTGAATTTGAACCAGAAATCCTAGAAATAATAAAGTGTGAAGACCAAGTCGTAAAACAGGATGGCCATCATGTAGAGAAGCCCATCCGGCCTAGAGAAAGCCATGAACAGGAAGCAAAAGGCAAAAGGAAGCAGCAAGAGAGACTTATGACTGAGAAAAAAATAGCTGAAACAGAAGTAAAAAGCcatatggaaaacaaaagagTTCAAGGATTTGAAGAAGATCAAGGGAGACAGGAAGGGAAAAAGCAGAAGCTTCAAGAAGAAGAGCAATGTTTAAAAATGGAAGACAAAGAGGGTCAACAAGTGGGGAAAACTCATAAAGAGCTGATGGCTCAAGAACATGAGATGCAATGGCaccaagaagaagaaaggaagatggaAGAGAGATCTCAGGAACTAGAGGAACCTATGCACTCAgaatctgaacatcaggaactaGAGGACCAAAAGCAGAGTGAAGTAGAGACACAAAAGCGACATGAAGAACAAAGAAAACATGAACGGAAGGCACAAAAGCAAAGGAAGGAGCAAAAACAATGTGAAATGGAAGCACAAAGTCAACAGGAAGAGCAAATAAAATGTGACTTGGAGGCACAAAAACAATGGGAAGAACAAAGACAAAATGAAATGGAGGCACAAAGGAAACAGGAAGAACGACAACGTGAACTGAAGGCAcaaaggaaaagggagaaggaaagacaACGTGAACTGGAGGCACAACAGGAAGAACAAAGGCGGTATGAACTGGAGGCACAAAGGAAACAGGAGGAGGAAAGACGACGTAAAATGGAGGCACAAAAGAAATGGGAAGAGCAAAGACAACATGAAATGGAAGCACAAAGGAAACAGGAAGAGCAAAGACAATACAAAATGGAGGCACAAAGGAAACAGGAAGAGCAAAGACAATACGAAATGGAGGCACAAAGGAAACAAGAAGAGCAAAGACAATATGAAATGGAGTCACAAAGGAAACAGGAAGAGCAAAGACAACGAGAGCTGGAGGCACAAATGCAGCAGGAAGAACAAAGAAAATGTGAACTAGAGGCACAAATGCAGCAGGAAGAACAAAGACAACGAGAACTGGAGACACAAAGGCAACACAAAGAGCAAAGGCAATGTAAAATGGAGGCAGAAAGACAACATGAACTGGAGGCACAAAAGGATCAGGAAAAACAATATCAGCATCAACTGGAAGCACAAAAACAATCAGAAGAACAAAGACGATGTGATATGGAAAGCCGACAAAGAAAGCAAAGACATGGAAAACGAGAAGAAAAAGGACAGACAGAATTTGAAGATAAGCAACAAAAGAGACATCAAGAAATGAAGGAGGGGAAAGCTTATGACAAGATGTTACAGCACGGATGGAAAGACAAGAGACAAGAACAAGAGAAGCAAAAATggcaagaagaaaaaacaaagcatCGGGATTCAGAAGGGAAGAGAGGACAAGAACTGGAAGAAAAAACACATGAGATCGAGATGCATGATGAACTGAAGAAACAAGTATTTCAAGGGCAAAAAACAAGGCAGAAACAAAAAGAACTTGAACAGACAAGAAATCTAGAAGGTGAAGATGGTttgcaaaagaaaggaagaacCACGAAGTTGGAGAAACAAAAGAGACCAGAGCAGCAAAAGGAAAATCTGACAGCAGAGCAAATGAACAGCGACGAACAAAAACATGAACCTGAGAAGCATGTTAGGTCAGCAAAACATGGCAAATGTGAAGCAACAGAGTCCCAAACAGCATTAGACAAAAAGAGAACGCAGCAGGAAGATTTACTACAAAGGGAACAGGGACAGAAGCCAGAAGAATCAAAAATACTGAATGTAGTAGAAGGGCTGCAGGCACTGGAAAAGCCAAAAGAACAGAACAACTTATCCGAATTGCAACTGGACAAAAATCTGAATGCAGAAGAGAAACCTTTGGAAACTGTAAAGAATGCACTTCCACCTAAAGAAGAAGCAAGCCAGAAAAAGTCAGAGCAGAAAGACAAAGGGCAGAAGAAAGAGGAAACTCTAAAGCACAGTGAGAAAAGGAACATTGAAACTCAGGAACAAGAAAGGATTCATGGTGAAGAGCTACGATGGCAGGAAGTTGATGCAAGACAGACTATGCCCAGAGGATTCACCTTTCAAGTATCATCAGGTGAAAAACAAATCATCTTTCAGAAAGTTAATCTGAGCCCAGTTAGCCCTGTTAAAGAGACACCAGCTCCTTCCACAACAAAAGAATCGAAGACTCCCAAGTGTATCAAAAGCTCACATGATCTTCCGACCTCTTTGTGTGTCCCACATACAGCCATTTTGGTCACGGGAGCACAGCTCTGTGGCACTGCGGTCAACCTTAATCAGATCAAAGATACAGCTTGTAAATCTTTACTTGGCttaacagaagaaagaaaaatggcagATGTGGCTCCAGCAGAAAGTGCTACGAAACCATCTCCTGATGCCAAACCTAGCAGCAGTAAAATAAAACATGCTCAAGATCCGCAGGGCAATCAGGATATATTGGCTGAGTGGGCTTCCATTAGGTCAAAAATCTTAAAAAGTGCAGAAAATGGTAAATGTAATGAGAAAGACAAGGGAAACACCAGTAGGCATAGTGATGATTGGACTCCTAAAGAACGAACTGCTTCCCATAGTAATTTACGGAAGACTTTGTCTGCAAATGCAAAGTTTTCTATAACTCCAGCATGGCAAAAGTTTTCAGAAGTCTCCAAGACTAATACAGGCACTGAGGGTAAGGTTGGCACTGAAGCGGAGAATGCAACAACTAAAGAATTGGTTCCAACAACTACCAGTGCAAAGCGAGAGACAGTTTACACTGAGCCGCTGATAGATGTAGGGAATGTACCTAGATTGCCTGCAGGTAAAACTGAAGTACATCATGAGATGGTAGATAACACGGAGGGTTGTAAGTTTGCCAAAGATCTTCCATCTTTTCTTGTTCCAAGTGGTCCATTAAGTAAAGAAATATCCCAGCCAGTACCCTCTCCTAACACAGAATCTCACCAGAATGTTGCTACGAGAAAACTGGACCGAGTTTCACCAAATGGAGAAGAAAACGTGTCCCCATTTGGCGTAAAATTGAGAAGGACCAACTATTCTTTGCGATTTCACTATGATCAGCAAGGagatcaaaagaagaagaaacggTACAGTGCAGGAGATAGTTTTGATGGCATTCCAACTCCTCTAGTCACCCCAGAGAGTGAACAAGATCCAAGTAATCTTTTTCCAAAAGCAAGTAAATCACCTAGCCAAGAGGCAAAGGATGCCAGTGTTAGTTCTGGAAAGATCTCCCCATCTAATGTTAATCAAAACTACAGTACAGCTACTCCAGTATCTTTACCAACTAGCAGCCATGTGTCCACAGCTACTCAAGAGAAATCAGTTTGTAAATCACCAGTCCCCAAAAAGCCTGCATTAGCTCCAAAGCCTACCAGCCaaactccaccaccatctcctctcTCAAAAATACGCAGGCCTCCTGCAGTCGATACTTTGGGGCAAAAGGTGGGCAAAGCCGAACCCGATACAGCCTGGAGGAAAACTGAGACTAAAGGGAGTGCTCTGATTTCACAAGCACCTGAAGGAAACAAGAGCGAAGAGGAAGAGTCAAAGGAGAAGAAGTCATTTTTCCCATCCATTACCATGCCATGGAGAGAGAAAACCGAGAAAAAATCAGAGCCACTAAAAAAAG AAAGGCCAGTGCTTCAGAGCAGGCATTCCATAGATGGCTCCAAATTGATGGAAAAGGTTGAATCCGCACAGCCACTTTGGATCACATTAGCACTGCAGAAGCAGAAGGGTTTCCGAGAGCAGCAAGCAACACGAGAAGAGAGGAGGCAAGCCAGGGAGGCAAAGCAGGCTGAGAAACTCGCTAAAGAAAAT GCCAGCATAAACAGTCAGTCGGATAATAAAAGCACCGGTAGGACAAGTACACTGCTAAAGCCTGCAGCCtcggaagaggagaagaaagcgGAGACAGCTATGTCAAGGCTTGAACGCAGAGAACAGCTGAAAAAATCAAACACTCTTCCTACATCTGTGACAG